CCCGGCTGCCCGGGTTCCGCGTCATCCAGCTGTCCCGTAATTTCGGCAAGGAGGCTGCGCTCACTGCGGGCCTGGAGGCCTCCGCCGGCGATGTGGTGGTGATGATGGATGCCGACCTGCAGCATCCGCCGGCACTGCTGGAGGAGATGGTGGCCCAGTGGCGGCAGGGCGCCGACGTGGTCTATGCCATGCGTACCGGCCGCGCCGACGAGCCCGCATTCAAGCGCATCGGCACGCACCTGTTCTACCAGCTGCTCAATCGCTTCGAGCGGGTCAAGGTGCCGGAGGGGGCGGGCGACTTCCGCCTGCTCGATCGCAAGGCGGTCGACGCGCTGCTGGCACTGCCCGAGCGCAACAGATTCATGAAAGGCCTGTACGCCTGGATCGGCTTCGACGCGGTCGCCGTGCCCTACTTCCCGCAGCCGCGCGCCAGTGGCCGCAGCCATTTCGACCTGAGCCGGCTGCTGCGCCTGTCGATGGCTGCATTGACAGCATTCACCAATTGGCCGCTGCGCGTCGTCGGCGCGCTAGGCACCGTCCTGGCCGTGGCGTCCTTCGCCTATGCCGCCGACCTGACGATCGAATACATGCTCTATGGCCATCAGGTTTCAGGCTGGACCACCATCGTCGTGGTGCTGATGCTCTTTTTCGGTGTGCAGATGATCTTCCTGGGCATCATCGGCGAATACATCGCGCGAATCTTCGAGGAAGTGAAAGGCCGCCCCCTGTACCTCGTCAAGCGGGAACTGGGGCGCGGCCTGGCGAAGTAGCGCGCATGCATGATGTGAAGCGCGCGCTCCTGCGTTCGTTCTGGACGCCGCTGGCCCTGGCAGCGCTGTGGCTCACGGCCACGATCGGGGCGCGGCCGCTCGCACTGCCCGACGAGGGCCGCTACGTGGGTGTCGCCTGGCAGATGCTCACCAGCGGCGACTGGCTGACGCCGCGGCTGGACGGCCTGCCCTACTTCCACAAGCCGCCGCTGTTCTTCTGGATCACGGCAGCCTCGCTCGGCATGTTCGGCCAGCATGAGTGGGCCGCCCGTCTGGCGCCGCTGCTGGGTGCGTTCCTGGGCCTGGGCTCGATCTACCTGTTTGCCAGCCGCTGGTTTTCCCGGCGCGCCGGACGCTTGGCGCTCCTGGCCCTGGCGACGCAGCCGCTGTTTTTCGTCGGCGCCCAGTTCGCGAACCTGGACATGCTGGTGGCGGGCTGCATCACCGCGGCCATCGCGGCGCTGGCCCATGCGGCCCTGCTGCGCCCGCATGGCCGGCGCTCGCACGCGGCGCTCGCCGCCGGCTACCTGTTCATGGG
Above is a window of Ramlibacter tataouinensis DNA encoding:
- a CDS encoding glycosyltransferase, producing MNAVRERFSLSELREDTDTGHRSGPTTLSCVIPSRNEAGNLPLLLSQLGQLLPRLAPAWEVILVDDGSTDDTPRLMAEWARLPGFRVIQLSRNFGKEAALTAGLEASAGDVVVMMDADLQHPPALLEEMVAQWRQGADVVYAMRTGRADEPAFKRIGTHLFYQLLNRFERVKVPEGAGDFRLLDRKAVDALLALPERNRFMKGLYAWIGFDAVAVPYFPQPRASGRSHFDLSRLLRLSMAALTAFTNWPLRVVGALGTVLAVASFAYAADLTIEYMLYGHQVSGWTTIVVVLMLFFGVQMIFLGIIGEYIARIFEEVKGRPLYLVKRELGRGLAK